DNA sequence from the Methanolobus sp. ZRKC5 genome:
GCGTTGTAGTAGCCCAGGTCTGCATCATCGGGTACTGTTACCTCTACTATGAATTTCCTTTTCTCATCAGACTTCATCATTACATTTGAAGGTGTTACGGTGACCCATTCTTCTTCAAGATAGTTCTCTGTGTATGGTTGTAACACCATTATCGGATCAATGGTTACGGTTTCATCATTCCTGTTGATGACAGTTATAGAAACTGAGCTCGTTTCACCGGGCTGCAATTGCAGATGCGAATATGATGGTTTCACCTGAAGCTTACCATATCCCATGTCAGGAATATTTATGGTTTCCACATCTTCTGCATACGATACACCTACAAAGGACCTCTCCGAAACAAGTGGTTCCATCATAGGAGCAACATCATCTGCTATTGCCCCTGTGGCAAAGATGGCACTGACAAACAACAGCCCCATTGCAATATATAGCGGAGTTTTATTCATTATAGCATACTTCCTCTTTAGTTCTCAGATCATAGAAGTACCCGCACATATTAAAGAATTAACTAAACTTCAGATTGACTTGAAGTTATGTATGGCAAAGCATCTTGAAAATAACTTTTACAGTATACTAATCCTGGAAAGCACTTTAAGTCACATAGGAATGAATAAGTTTTAACTCATTTCCTTTTTCTTCTTTTTTACAGTACAGTTTTCCTTTAGCATTGCCATCATGATTTGTTACAAAAAAGTTCTACGCAGCCGAATATTTATATATTCCAACAATAGATGCATATTATGCAGGAAAAAAGATATCAAAAGGGCTACTTCATGGCTATAGGCATTGCTATTGGCCTCCCCCTCGGGATTCCTATAGGCCTTATGTTAGGCATGATCGCTATGGGACCGGCAATTGGTGTAGCTCTTGGAGCAGGAATTGGAACATATCTTGAAAAGAAGTATAACCCGAATCCTTTACCAATGACACCTGAGCAGGAAGCTCAAAGAAAAAAAGTTGTTCTGGCACTTGGGGCAATCCTCCTGCTGGGAATTCTAATGTTTGTTGCTTTGTTGATGATAAGTTGAGATGAATAATATGCAGGGATCTAAAGTGATTACCTTCGGCTCAAATATCAGGAAATTGTGGAATACTATAATCTAACCTCTGTGAAAAAACTAGTTTTTTTTTCAATCCTGACATTTTATATTTGCGATGATTACTGGTTTTACAAAAAATGGAAATTCTTCAAAGCAAAAGACGAACTGAAAATAAGACCTTTTTGGAGATTGTTCCTTTCAATTTTCTATGTCGTGTACCTGTTCTCAAAGATAGAGGAGTTTACCTAAAATGTTATGAACTTCTATTGGGACAAAAACCAACCCATGGTTCCTGTCAAAACATTCAAAATATGACATATTGTTGCAATTATTCCTTTTGTTGCGCTCTTGATAGGTACTGTTGAAGGACTCGTTATTAATTTTCTGTATTGATTCAAGCCTGTATCTCTTTAAAAATACTAATCGATCCATCAGAAAATAATTCGATACTGACAGGAAATCAGGAATAAAAAAGATAGTTGGTGTGATCCATTACACACCAATCTGATTTTATTTGCGTTTGCCAAACATCACAGCAGCAAAGAGACCGAACAATCCCACTACCAGTTCAAATCCGGGACTGGATTCAGATGCCTGAGACCCGGCTTCTTCTGAAACTGCGTCCATTGATTCGATTTTTTTGAGCTCTTCATCACTTATCATCCTCTCACCAACGATCATAGGATCCCCGTCATACCCAAGAGCAGCGAAGTCCATGGCATCATCGTCAAGATGGCAATCTTTACATTGAAGAGCACCCTCTTTTGGTGCAACTTCATGATTTATACTTTCATACAGTGATGTTTCCACGAATTCATACTGACCACTGTAGGGCATATCTACATAATCCATACCTGCCTTGGATGCCCGGTCCCAGTCATATGCGACCCAGTAGGCGTCCTCGCCTCCAAAAAGGTCAGGGATTATGAGGTAGTTGTACTGTGCATCACTGATCTGTTTTGCAAGATGGATCTTGAATGGATATATCTTGGAATCCACATCATACCTGTCACCCAGTGGAGCAGTGAGAACAGTAACTCCTTCAGGATCTACTTCATCCCCAAGGTAATACTTATCAAAGCTACCATTGAACCAAGCATATGTTGGAGTTACATTCATTTCCCAGATAAACTCACCCTTCATCATGTTGTAAGTGGCTTTACCGTATTCATCCACAGGTACCGTATCAAGATCCTGTCCTGCTTTAGACCAGTCCCAGTACATCTTTGTTGGCACTTCCCGGGCAAATGCGGGTACGTGACAGGTCTGACAGGCAATGGAATCTGAGTGAGCGTCAAGGCGTTCTTTGAAAACTCCCTGATGCGGCGTGTCTCCATGACAATCAGAACACAAAACCCTGCATTCAGACCCCGGAACACCAGCAAAGCGACCTGCGACATTGTGTGCAGTCGTCTTGTGACAGTTCTGACAGTCAAAATCCATACCACCCATGTGAACATCAAGCTCTCTTGAAGGCTCAAGTAGCGCAGATGACATATCACCGTGCTTTACGTTGTCACCACCACCACCGAAGAAGTGGCAACTTCCTCCACATGTCTCACGTGACGGACTTCCTATACTCTGAGCTACGGCTACAAGATCAACAGAAGAATCAACAGCTCCTGCACCTGTGGGTATTTTCTTGTATGTACCTGTTGTCTCGTGACAGACCACGCAATCTATGTTCGATGCATTGGTGAAGTCAAAGGTCTTGTCCGCCCAGCCATACCCTGTGTGACAGGAAGTGCATCGTGGTTCATTTGAACCTATGGCTACACAGAAATTATTTATCACTGTGCGTTTACCCAATCCTTCGTGCGATTGTTCCTCACATCCACACTCTGAACATGTTGTCCAGAGCCAGTGAGTCGAATTCAGCATGTCTGTTGCCTGCTGGGAGTGACATGAAATACAATCTGCAGTCACATCCGGTCCTTCCTCGTATGGGCCGGTAAGGAACGAATGGTTCAGATACGCGGCAGAAGAGGAAAAGGACAAAGCTATCAAGCAAGCAAGCAAACAGGAAAACCCAACGTAAAAATTGTGTTTCATGTTTCAACCCCGGTATAAATTAAATAAAGTTAAGTCTACCTAACATAAGTACTATATAAACGTGAAATTTGCACCTATTTAAGTATTGTGTAATACTGTCAAAAGATAGTGAGTTAACAGTGTTAATAAAGTATCTTTTCGATACTTAATTAAAAGAGATAATATTGAAAAGCGAAAATGGAGCTAAAAAGAGAAGAACAGGAAAGTCAGAAGGAAAAGATCCGCCTTTTCAGATAGTACCTAGCACCCACTTAATGACCTTATCTTTCTCTTAGACCGAGTGTTCTTTTTTTTGAATATCAGGCAAACCTGCACAGGATATAAACTGATGCATATGATCCTTGTTCTTTAAGCATGAATAACTGCCAGTGTGTTGCTGAGAGTTGCAAGAAGACCAATAAATGATACAGAATACCTTGTGATGTTCCAGTAATACCTGTTTGCGTTCCTGTATACATGATATAAGAGGAACATGAACCCTATTTTGAGAGGAATCAGGGAAATGTAAC
Encoded proteins:
- a CDS encoding DUF5658 family protein encodes the protein MTFLKDIIPVLLLYVLGDTITTVYALQTGYFYEGNPILYEIFMTYGYISLIPLKIGFMFLLYHVYRNANRYYWNITRYSVSFIGLLATLSNTLAVIHA
- a CDS encoding tetrathionate reductase family octaheme c-type cytochrome; translation: MKHNFYVGFSCLLACLIALSFSSSAAYLNHSFLTGPYEEGPDVTADCISCHSQQATDMLNSTHWLWTTCSECGCEEQSHEGLGKRTVINNFCVAIGSNEPRCTSCHTGYGWADKTFDFTNASNIDCVVCHETTGTYKKIPTGAGAVDSSVDLVAVAQSIGSPSRETCGGSCHFFGGGGDNVKHGDMSSALLEPSRELDVHMGGMDFDCQNCHKTTAHNVAGRFAGVPGSECRVLCSDCHGDTPHQGVFKERLDAHSDSIACQTCHVPAFAREVPTKMYWDWSKAGQDLDTVPVDEYGKATYNMMKGEFIWEMNVTPTYAWFNGSFDKYYLGDEVDPEGVTVLTAPLGDRYDVDSKIYPFKIHLAKQISDAQYNYLIIPDLFGGEDAYWVAYDWDRASKAGMDYVDMPYSGQYEFVETSLYESINHEVAPKEGALQCKDCHLDDDAMDFAALGYDGDPMIVGERMISDEELKKIESMDAVSEEAGSQASESSPGFELVVGLFGLFAAVMFGKRK